Proteins from one Embleya scabrispora genomic window:
- a CDS encoding DUF5703 family protein, whose amino-acid sequence MADYEFRQLDIPRGTSRGDACRILTEQAEYGYWELDRLLLRGDGSRRVVLRRRIIRQVRTM is encoded by the coding sequence ATGGCGGACTACGAGTTTCGGCAACTGGACATTCCGCGCGGCACGTCCCGCGGCGACGCGTGTCGGATCCTGACCGAGCAGGCGGAATACGGGTATTGGGAGCTGGACCGGCTGCTCCTGCGCGGCGACGGCAGCCGCCGGGTGGTGCTCCGGCGCCGGATCATCAGACAGGTGCGCACCATGTGA